A single region of the Kwoniella botswanensis chromosome 1, complete sequence genome encodes:
- a CDS encoding phosphoserine transaminase, with product MPTRDQVHNFAAGPSPLPTTCLEEAALGLLNYEDTGMGICELSHRGKEFKAVIEGAEADLRLLLQVPDNYTILFSQGGGTGQFSAVVLNLLAAHRLAHPVPAEEFKPPVLDYVLTGSWSSKAYAEAQRLCTPPFPNCPAFGQPRIAASTKSTCWTRLPTRDEYNFSKDAAYVYYCENETINGIEFPPKPEDQSAFPFDLVPEGVEIVADYSSSFISRPIPNFSRHAIIYAGAQKNLGPSGVTVLIVRNDLLVDTTEASKLGCIPPVPITYEYKILADNKSLYNTPPTFPIYVSALVLQHLIKNKGGLEGLESTNKEKARILYETLENAEKKGKVKLVVRDPSARSWMNVTFNIEGEGEEKKFLEGAERRGFRQLKGHRSVGGIRASIYNAVTIESVKLLCDYINEFCN from the exons ATGCCTACCAGAGATCAGGTGCACAACTTTGCCGCTGGGCCTTCACCCCTTCCTACCACCTGCTTGGAGGAGGCTGCGTTGGGACTTTTGAATTATGAAGATACGGGTATGGGTATCTGTGAATTGTCGCATAGAGGGAAAGAGTTCAAGGCTGTCATTGAAGGTGcggagg CCGATCTTCGGTTACTCCTCCAAGTTCCCGACAACTacaccatcctcttctcccaaGGTGGTGGTACCGGACAATTCTCAGCCGTCGTCTTAAACCTCTTGGCTGCCCATCGACTCGCCCATCCTGTCCCTGCGGAAGAATTCAAACCCCCTGTATTAGACTACGTCCTAACCGGCTCATGGTCTTCGAAAGCCTATGCCGAAGCTCAGAGATTATGTACACCACCTTTCCCAAATTGTCCTGCATTCGGTCAACCTCGAATCGCAGCCAGTACCAAATCGACTTGTTGGACTCGTCTACCAACTAGGGATGAATACAATTTCAGTAAAGATGCAGCATACGTCTACTATTGTGAAAATGAAACTATCAACGGTATCGAGTTCCCCCCCAAGCCAGAAGACCAAAGTGCATTCCCATTTGACCTGGTACCGGAGGGTGTAGAGATCGTAGCGGATTATTCATCTAGTTTTATCTCTAGACCTATACCGAACTTTTCACGACACGCAATTATCTATGCTGGTGCGCAGAAAAACCTTGGTCCATCTGGAGTCACAGTCTTAATCGTCCGAAATGACTTGCTGGTAGATACGACGGAAGCTTCAAAATTAGGTTGTATACCTCCCGTACCAATCACATACGAGTACAAGATCTTAGCAGATAACAAGTCTTTGTATAATACTCCTCCTACTTTCCCTATATACGTTAGTGCATTGGTACTGCAGCATCTCATCAAGAATAAGGGTGGTTTAGAAGGATTGGAAAGTACGAATAAAGAGAAGGCCAGAATCTTATATGAAACTTTGGAAAATGCtgaaaagaaagggaaagtgaaaCTCGTGGTGAGAGATCCAAGTGCGAGAAGTTGGATGAACGTTACATTCAAtattgaaggtgaaggtgaagaaaagAAGTTCTTAGAGGGAGCGGAGAGAAGAGGTTTCAGGCAATTGAAAGGTCATAGGAgtgttggtg GTATTCGAGCATCAATTTACAATGCTGTTACGATAGAGTCTGTCAAGCTATTGTGTGATTACATCAACGAGTTTTGCAATTAG